The Pedobacter mucosus genome window below encodes:
- the folK gene encoding 2-amino-4-hydroxy-6-hydroxymethyldihydropteridine diphosphokinase → MSLEYTIAYLLLGGNLGDRNANLKRAISLLTEEVGELVAISSVYETAAWGKTDQPSFLNQAISIKTLLSAEQVLEKALNIENVLGRIRNEKWGERIIDIDIILFGSKIINDEGRLQIPHPHMQLRNFVLIPLAEIAPNIVHPVLGKTILEILEDISDYSTVNKL, encoded by the coding sequence ATGAGTTTAGAGTACACAATCGCTTATTTGTTACTTGGTGGCAATTTAGGAGATAGAAATGCAAATTTAAAACGAGCAATTAGCCTCTTAACTGAGGAAGTTGGAGAATTAGTCGCGATTTCTTCCGTTTATGAAACTGCAGCTTGGGGCAAAACAGATCAACCATCTTTTTTAAATCAGGCCATTAGTATTAAAACACTGTTGAGCGCTGAGCAGGTTTTAGAAAAAGCGCTAAATATTGAAAACGTATTAGGTCGTATAAGAAATGAAAAGTGGGGCGAAAGAATAATTGATATAGATATTATACTTTTTGGTTCAAAAATAATTAATGACGAAGGTAGGTTGCAAATTCCTCATCCACATATGCAGCTTAGAAATTTTGTTTTAATTCCTTTAGCTGAAATCGCCCCAAATATTGTTCATCCAGTTTTAGGTAAAACTATTTTAGAAATTTTAGAGGATATTTCGGATTATTCGACGGTTAATAAGCTGTAA
- a CDS encoding DUF4254 domain-containing protein, which produces MISEIANRIFNQVITDYHQYDDIDHPVQNPYDEETLEHLFYIKNWIDTAQWHMEDVVRNPNINPVEGLSWKRRIDAQNQVRTDMVEFIDGYFLNLYQGISALPDAKINTESPAWAIDRLSILALKIYHMQEEANRLNASVNHREQCQTKLSILLTQREDLSNSIDELLADIEAGKKYMKVYKQMKMYNDPSLNPVLYNKA; this is translated from the coding sequence ATGATAAGTGAAATTGCCAACCGTATATTTAATCAAGTAATTACAGATTACCATCAATATGACGATATAGATCATCCTGTTCAAAATCCATATGATGAAGAAACTTTAGAGCACTTGTTTTATATCAAAAACTGGATTGATACCGCACAGTGGCATATGGAAGACGTGGTTCGTAACCCAAACATTAATCCTGTTGAAGGTTTAAGCTGGAAACGAAGAATTGATGCGCAAAACCAAGTACGAACAGATATGGTTGAGTTTATTGATGGTTATTTTTTAAATTTATACCAAGGTATTTCGGCTTTGCCGGATGCAAAAATCAATACGGAAAGTCCGGCATGGGCAATTGACAGACTTTCTATTTTGGCGCTTAAAATCTACCACATGCAAGAAGAGGCGAACAGGTTAAATGCATCTGTAAACCATCGTGAGCAATGCCAGACAAAGCTTTCCATATTACTAACACAGCGTGAAGACTTATCTAATAGTATTGATGAATTATTAGCTGATATTGAGGCTGGGAAGAAATACATGAAGGTTTATAAGCAAATGAAAATGTATAACGACCCGAGTTTAAATCCGGTGCTGTACAATAAAGCATAA
- the sppA gene encoding signal peptide peptidase SppA has product MRDFFKYLFASMLGFFLSIVIVIIILIAIITVSISSFDKDKTVMVSDNSILFLNLDQAITERTPKNPFGNLPIIGGEEKDGIGLNDLLKSLQRAKEDDNIKCIYLNVSSPNAGFATMREVRNALIDFKKSHKKIIAYSEVYTQGAYYLASAADKIYLNPEGALEFKGFSSELTFFKGTLEKVGVEMQVIRVGNYKSAVEPYILDKMSDYNRKQITAYVGGLYNTFLTDIAKSRSVEKDSLYSIADNYKIREPQDAVNFKMIDGLKYKDQIIEELKGLSGRTKKESIRSVSINDYAKNNAETGTGKDKIAIIYANGEITGGEGSDNQIGSERISRAIRKARLDDDIKAIVLRVNSPGGSALASDVIWREIVLTKKEKPVIASFGDVAASGGYYIGCAADSIFVQPNTITGSIGVFGIIPNFQNLMTNKLGITFDGVKTGKYADIMATNRPMTAGEKFIIQNELNRIYNGFVSRVADGRKKSKGYIDSIGGGHVWIGTDAVQIGLADRIGSFNDAIKAAAKKAKVKEYKVVEYPDVIDPLKSLLEESTDKVKTYYTKQELGDNYMLYQQMKKVIASSGIQARMPFEAVIK; this is encoded by the coding sequence ATGAGAGATTTTTTTAAGTATTTATTTGCTTCAATGTTAGGCTTTTTCCTATCAATTGTAATTGTTATTATTATTCTGATTGCAATTATTACTGTTTCAATATCATCTTTTGATAAAGATAAAACGGTAATGGTAAGTGATAATTCTATTTTATTTTTAAACTTAGACCAAGCAATTACAGAGCGTACGCCCAAAAACCCTTTCGGAAATCTACCGATAATAGGTGGCGAGGAAAAAGATGGAATTGGTTTAAATGATCTTTTAAAATCCCTACAAAGGGCTAAAGAAGATGATAATATCAAATGTATTTACCTAAATGTTAGCAGTCCGAATGCAGGTTTTGCAACCATGCGTGAGGTTAGAAATGCTTTAATAGATTTCAAGAAATCCCATAAAAAAATAATCGCTTATAGCGAAGTATATACTCAAGGTGCATATTATTTAGCTTCTGCAGCTGATAAGATCTATCTAAATCCTGAAGGCGCATTGGAATTTAAAGGCTTTAGTTCCGAATTAACTTTTTTTAAAGGAACGCTGGAAAAAGTAGGCGTTGAAATGCAGGTTATTCGTGTTGGAAATTATAAAAGCGCTGTTGAGCCTTATATTCTTGATAAAATGAGCGATTATAATCGTAAACAAATTACAGCGTATGTTGGTGGTTTATATAATACTTTCTTAACTGATATTGCCAAAAGTAGAAGCGTAGAAAAAGATAGTCTTTACAGCATAGCTGATAACTATAAAATTCGTGAGCCACAAGATGCCGTTAATTTTAAAATGATCGATGGATTAAAATACAAAGATCAAATTATAGAAGAGTTAAAAGGCTTATCTGGTCGGACGAAAAAAGAATCTATACGTTCAGTTTCTATAAACGATTATGCTAAAAATAACGCTGAAACTGGTACCGGTAAAGATAAAATTGCCATTATTTATGCAAACGGAGAAATTACAGGTGGTGAAGGTTCAGATAATCAAATAGGATCAGAAAGAATTTCGAGAGCCATTCGAAAAGCACGTTTAGATGACGATATTAAAGCAATAGTACTTCGTGTAAATTCTCCTGGAGGTAGCGCTTTAGCTTCAGATGTTATTTGGAGAGAAATCGTTTTAACCAAAAAAGAAAAACCAGTTATTGCTTCTTTTGGGGATGTTGCTGCATCTGGCGGTTATTACATTGGTTGTGCCGCCGATAGTATTTTTGTTCAGCCAAATACCATCACCGGTTCTATTGGCGTTTTTGGTATTATTCCAAATTTTCAAAACTTAATGACTAACAAATTAGGAATTACTTTCGACGGTGTTAAAACTGGAAAATATGCTGACATTATGGCCACCAATCGACCCATGACTGCTGGAGAAAAATTTATTATTCAGAATGAATTGAACAGAATTTACAATGGTTTTGTGAGTCGAGTTGCAGATGGACGGAAAAAAAGTAAGGGTTATATCGACAGCATTGGTGGCGGCCATGTTTGGATCGGCACAGACGCCGTTCAAATTGGTTTGGCAGATAGAATCGGAAGTTTTAATGATGCAATTAAAGCAGCAGCTAAAAAAGCAAAGGTTAAAGAGTATAAAGTAGTTGAATATCCTGATGTTATCGATCCGTTAAAATCACTTTTAGAAGAAAGTACTGATAAGGTTAAAACCTATTACACCAAACAAGAATTGGGTGATAATTATATGCTTTATCAACAAATGAAAAAAGTAATCGCCAGTTCTGGTATTCAAGCAAGAATGCCATTTGAAGCAGTTATAAAATAA
- the rho gene encoding transcription termination factor Rho — protein MFSKTELNDKLTSELRELAKTYGIEAADSLRKIDLVEVLLHQQEIINIAKTEDVANVTEPVVVASAPKLKATRPAQAALAVKDEKPAVKKRARVSKDEPTAPIERKRDSVTLFDEPAHQQQPDHQTEKQPDRIVESEESTKPISALIEESAEVLPVAPKPRLEVKEKQDRPQREDNRQQKQPAGGNHHKNENSYSNLDFENVITNEGVLEIMPDGYGFLRSADYNYLTSPDDIYVSQSQIKLFGLKTGDTVKGSIRPPKEGEKYFPLVRVETINGRIPAEVRDRVPFDYLTPLFPTEKLNLFTDNSNYSTRIMDLFTPIGKGQRGLIVAQPKTGKTNLLKEVANAIAKNHPEVYLIILLIDERPEEVTDMARSVRAEVIASTFDEPAERHVKIANIVLEKAKRLVESGHDVVILLDSITRLARAYNTTAPASGKILSGGVDANALHKPKRFFGAARNIENGGSLTILATALTDTGSKMDEVIFEEFKGTGNMELQLDRKLSNKRIFPAIDITASSTRRDDLLLDRDTLQRVWILRNHLADMNSQEAMEFVQAQIKGTKSNEEFLISMNS, from the coding sequence ATGTTTAGTAAAACAGAATTAAATGATAAGCTCACATCAGAATTACGTGAGCTAGCTAAAACATATGGCATTGAAGCTGCTGATTCACTTAGAAAAATTGATCTTGTTGAAGTACTTTTACATCAGCAAGAAATTATAAACATAGCTAAAACTGAAGATGTTGCCAATGTTACTGAGCCTGTTGTGGTTGCATCAGCTCCCAAACTAAAAGCCACAAGACCTGCACAAGCTGCTTTAGCTGTTAAAGATGAAAAACCAGCCGTAAAAAAACGAGCTCGTGTTTCTAAAGATGAGCCAACGGCTCCAATAGAGCGAAAAAGAGATTCGGTTACTTTGTTTGATGAGCCTGCTCACCAGCAACAACCCGATCATCAAACAGAAAAACAACCTGATAGAATTGTTGAATCAGAAGAAAGCACGAAGCCTATCTCTGCATTGATAGAAGAAAGTGCTGAGGTTTTACCAGTCGCCCCGAAACCGAGATTAGAGGTAAAAGAAAAGCAAGATAGACCGCAACGTGAGGATAATCGCCAGCAAAAGCAACCTGCAGGCGGAAATCATCATAAAAATGAAAATAGTTATTCCAATTTAGATTTCGAAAACGTAATCACAAATGAAGGCGTTTTAGAAATTATGCCAGATGGTTATGGTTTTTTACGCTCTGCGGATTATAACTACTTAACTTCTCCTGATGACATTTATGTATCTCAATCACAAATTAAACTTTTTGGTTTAAAAACTGGAGATACGGTTAAAGGAAGCATCAGACCTCCAAAAGAAGGCGAAAAATATTTTCCATTGGTTCGTGTAGAAACTATTAATGGAAGGATACCGGCAGAAGTACGCGATCGTGTTCCATTTGATTATTTAACACCACTTTTCCCAACAGAAAAACTAAATTTATTTACGGATAACAGTAATTATTCTACCCGTATTATGGATTTATTTACCCCAATTGGTAAAGGCCAACGTGGATTAATTGTTGCGCAGCCAAAAACAGGTAAAACTAATTTACTTAAAGAAGTTGCAAACGCCATTGCTAAAAATCACCCAGAAGTTTATTTAATTATCCTTTTAATTGATGAACGTCCGGAAGAGGTTACCGATATGGCTCGTAGCGTAAGGGCTGAAGTTATTGCTTCTACTTTTGATGAGCCGGCAGAACGCCACGTAAAAATTGCCAATATTGTTTTAGAAAAAGCTAAACGTTTGGTAGAAAGTGGGCATGATGTGGTTATCCTTTTAGATTCCATTACACGTTTAGCCAGAGCATATAATACAACTGCACCAGCATCGGGTAAAATATTATCTGGTGGTGTTGATGCAAATGCTTTACACAAACCTAAGCGTTTCTTTGGTGCTGCCCGTAATATAGAAAACGGTGGTTCGCTGACTATTTTAGCAACGGCTTTAACCGATACAGGTTCTAAAATGGATGAGGTTATTTTCGAAGAATTTAAAGGAACCGGTAATATGGAACTTCAGTTAGATCGTAAATTATCTAACAAACGTATTTTCCCTGCTATTGATATTACTGCTTCGAGTACACGTAGAGATGATTTATTGTTAGATAGAGACACTTTACAACGTGTTTGGATTTTACGTAATCACCTAGCAGATATGAATAGCCAGGAAGCTATGGAATTTGTTCAAGCACAAATTAAAGGCACAAAAAGCAATGAAGAATTTTTAATTTCGATGAACAGCTAA
- the pssA gene encoding CDP-diacylglycerol--serine O-phosphatidyltransferase, translating to MKKHIPNAITCANLFSGCIGIVFAFKGDLQTAAYFVILSGIFDFFDGMVARLLNVKSAIGKDLDSLADMVSFGFLPGIIMFQLLKISDYTSEYLPYLAFFITVFSALRLAKFNNDERQTEDFIGLNTPMNTLFICSLPFIAKDYPMVIGSSILLIAITAITSFLLVSEIKIFSLKFNNLSWAKNRFKFIFLIISALLIAILQFAAIPFVLVIYIVLSIFHFKSFVSSETSPHLQ from the coding sequence ATGAAAAAACATATACCTAATGCGATTACTTGTGCAAACCTTTTTTCTGGATGCATAGGAATCGTTTTTGCATTTAAAGGCGATTTACAAACTGCAGCTTATTTCGTTATTCTTTCTGGAATTTTTGATTTTTTTGATGGAATGGTTGCACGTTTATTGAATGTAAAATCAGCTATAGGCAAAGATCTAGATTCCCTGGCGGATATGGTAAGCTTTGGTTTTTTACCAGGAATTATTATGTTTCAGCTTTTAAAAATAAGCGATTATACCTCAGAATACCTTCCCTATTTGGCTTTCTTTATTACCGTTTTTTCAGCTTTAAGGTTAGCTAAATTCAATAATGATGAAAGGCAAACAGAAGATTTTATTGGTTTAAATACGCCAATGAACACTTTATTTATATGCTCATTACCATTTATTGCAAAAGATTATCCAATGGTAATTGGTTCGAGCATTTTACTAATTGCAATAACGGCGATAACAAGCTTTTTATTAGTGAGTGAGATTAAAATATTTTCTTTAAAATTTAACAACCTTAGTTGGGCAAAAAACAGATTCAAATTCATCTTTTTGATTATCTCAGCGCTCCTTATCGCAATTTTACAATTTGCTGCAATACCATTTGTTTTGGTAATTTATATTGTGCTATCGATATTTCATTTTAAAAGTTTTGTTAGCAGCGAAACGTCACCTCACTTACAATAG
- a CDS encoding Hpt domain-containing protein, whose amino-acid sequence MQKTQPLNLSYLKEMVGEDPLFMIEVFDTFLEQTPFYLAELEDALANQNWIKVGNCAHKMKPTFSYIGRNDVKDFMQNLENKARNQVNIETIANDVEKLKELLAQIYNQLETAKTEMKSLL is encoded by the coding sequence ATGCAAAAAACTCAGCCATTAAATCTATCCTATTTAAAAGAAATGGTTGGTGAAGATCCATTATTTATGATCGAGGTTTTTGATACGTTTTTAGAACAGACACCATTTTACTTAGCTGAGCTTGAAGATGCCTTAGCAAATCAGAATTGGATTAAAGTTGGCAATTGTGCGCATAAAATGAAACCAACTTTTAGTTATATAGGCCGAAATGATGTAAAAGATTTTATGCAAAATCTAGAAAATAAGGCTAGAAATCAGGTAAATATTGAAACGATTGCAAATGATGTTGAAAAACTGAAGGAGTTGTTAGCTCAAATATACAATCAACTAGAAACAGCTAAAACAGAAATGAAAAGTCTATTGTAA
- a CDS encoding glycosyltransferase family 9 protein, producing the protein MESNQRIIVLRFSAMGDVAMVASVLKEFSIQYPLVEIIMVSREAFKPFFNEISNLHFHSIQPKTIHKGLRGLFRLYQELRKYKPTAIADLHDNLRSRTVSIFFRLSGIKIRRLDKGRAEKKALTRAKHKVFKPLRKTVDRYADVFKNLGFGIKLSYKLYKNPQKLPEAAADFFKNKTTKKIGVSPFAQHIYKIYPLDKMEEIISALGNLGYELYIFGGGSSEQSLAEKWQQQFPNTYNLIGKFSLTVEIAIISNLDLMLSMDSSGMHIASLVGVPVVSIWGPTHPYAGFLGYGQSENDCIQVDHPNRPNSIYGNKPCMCGVKNCMGLIEAKTIVNKIKEKFNG; encoded by the coding sequence ATGGAATCAAACCAGAGAATTATTGTTTTACGTTTTTCGGCGATGGGCGATGTGGCAATGGTAGCTTCTGTTTTAAAAGAATTTTCCATTCAGTATCCTCTGGTAGAAATTATAATGGTTAGTCGTGAGGCTTTCAAACCTTTTTTTAACGAGATATCGAATTTACATTTCCATTCGATTCAGCCAAAAACTATACATAAAGGATTACGCGGACTATTTAGATTGTATCAAGAACTACGAAAATATAAACCAACTGCAATTGCCGACCTTCATGATAATTTGCGCAGTCGAACAGTTTCAATTTTCTTTCGTTTATCTGGAATAAAAATTAGGAGGCTTGATAAAGGCCGGGCGGAAAAAAAAGCCTTAACAAGAGCAAAGCATAAAGTTTTCAAGCCGCTAAGGAAAACGGTAGATCGTTATGCAGATGTTTTTAAAAATTTAGGTTTTGGCATTAAGTTGAGCTATAAACTTTATAAAAATCCACAGAAATTACCTGAGGCAGCTGCAGATTTCTTTAAGAATAAAACCACAAAAAAAATAGGTGTCTCTCCTTTCGCCCAACACATCTACAAAATTTATCCATTAGATAAAATGGAAGAAATTATATCTGCATTAGGCAATTTAGGATATGAACTTTATATTTTTGGTGGCGGATCGTCAGAACAAAGTCTGGCAGAAAAATGGCAACAACAATTTCCAAACACCTATAATTTAATAGGAAAATTTAGCTTGACTGTAGAAATTGCTATCATTTCGAATCTAGATTTAATGCTGAGCATGGATTCTTCGGGTATGCATATTGCTTCACTGGTTGGCGTTCCTGTAGTTTCTATTTGGGGACCTACGCATCCCTACGCAGGTTTTCTAGGTTATGGGCAGTCGGAAAATGATTGTATTCAGGTAGATCATCCTAATCGGCCAAATTCTATTTATGGAAACAAACCGTGCATGTGTGGTGTTAAAAATTGTATGGGATTAATAGAGGCAAAAACCATTGTTAATAAAATTAAGGAGAAATTTAATGGCTAA
- a CDS encoding DNA polymerase/3'-5' exonuclease PolX, with product MENKTIARTLKLLSQLMELHNENPFKIKSIANAFFKVDKLPFALKDIPVDEIDKIDGIGKGLATKIIELLQTGELQELNNIIQQTPEGVVEMLAIKGIGPKKISIIWSTLGIESIGELYYACNENRLIEAKGFGLKTQEEIKNAIEFKLAANGRFLYAQVEGFANSLIAQITDWLIQFDDQALLAFAGQYRRCCEIIDELEFVIGAEHLEDVMANLPLFEPLSLIASEDFFITTTDAGLRIKIYAVEKSGFNLECFKRTGNAEHVEKVLNLAGEGSFETEKDIYSKAGLAFIEPELREGFNEIELAKANNLPVLIKYGDLKGSLHNHSTYSDGVHTLEQMASYCKNELNLEYLGICDHSKTAVYAKGLYENRVLAQHKEIDELNKKLAPFKIFKGIESDILSDGSLDYTDDVLKTFDFVVASIHSNLRMDEAKATTRLLKAIENPYTTILGHPTGRLLLSRAGYPIDYKKIIDACAANKVVIEINANPLRLDLDWRWQQYALEKGVLLSVNPDAHRMEGFHDMHYGILVARKGGLSAKKCLNAFSLAEISAYLESKKVSNA from the coding sequence ATGGAAAACAAAACCATCGCCCGTACCTTAAAGCTTTTATCACAATTAATGGAGCTCCATAATGAGAATCCTTTCAAGATAAAATCAATAGCAAATGCATTTTTTAAAGTAGATAAATTGCCTTTTGCTTTAAAGGATATTCCCGTTGATGAAATTGATAAAATTGATGGGATTGGAAAGGGACTAGCAACTAAAATAATCGAATTATTGCAAACAGGCGAGCTTCAGGAACTTAATAATATCATTCAGCAAACGCCGGAAGGTGTTGTTGAAATGCTCGCGATAAAAGGAATCGGACCAAAAAAAATCTCCATTATTTGGAGTACGCTTGGCATCGAAAGTATTGGCGAACTTTATTATGCTTGTAATGAAAATAGATTAATTGAGGCAAAAGGCTTCGGATTAAAAACTCAGGAAGAAATAAAAAACGCCATAGAGTTTAAGCTTGCTGCAAATGGGCGCTTTTTATATGCACAGGTAGAAGGTTTTGCAAATAGTTTAATCGCTCAAATTACTGATTGGTTAATTCAGTTTGATGACCAGGCTTTGCTTGCTTTCGCCGGCCAATATCGCCGTTGCTGCGAAATAATTGATGAATTGGAATTTGTTATTGGTGCTGAACATTTAGAAGATGTGATGGCAAATTTGCCTTTATTCGAACCGCTTTCTTTAATTGCATCTGAAGATTTTTTTATTACCACGACAGATGCTGGATTAAGAATTAAAATTTATGCAGTTGAAAAATCTGGCTTTAACTTAGAATGCTTTAAGCGTACTGGAAATGCAGAGCATGTAGAAAAAGTTTTAAATTTAGCTGGAGAAGGATCGTTTGAAACTGAAAAAGACATTTATAGTAAAGCTGGATTAGCTTTTATAGAACCAGAATTAAGAGAAGGTTTTAACGAAATCGAATTAGCAAAAGCCAATAATCTTCCCGTTCTAATTAAGTATGGGGATTTAAAAGGCAGTTTGCATAATCACTCAACTTATAGCGACGGTGTTCATACCTTGGAGCAAATGGCTAGTTATTGCAAAAATGAATTGAATTTGGAATATCTTGGAATTTGTGATCATTCCAAGACAGCCGTTTATGCCAAAGGATTATATGAAAATCGTGTTCTTGCCCAGCATAAAGAAATCGATGAACTCAATAAAAAATTAGCTCCATTCAAAATTTTTAAAGGTATAGAAAGTGATATTTTGAGTGATGGATCTTTAGATTATACAGATGACGTACTTAAAACATTTGATTTTGTGGTTGCATCAATTCATAGTAATTTGCGGATGGATGAAGCTAAAGCCACAACTCGTTTGCTTAAAGCAATTGAAAATCCTTACACTACTATTTTAGGTCACCCAACGGGAAGATTATTATTAAGCCGAGCCGGTTATCCAATAGATTACAAAAAAATTATAGATGCTTGTGCGGCAAATAAAGTGGTCATTGAAATCAATGCCAATCCATTGCGATTAGATTTGGATTGGCGTTGGCAGCAATATGCTTTGGAAAAAGGTGTATTACTTTCTGTAAATCCTGATGCCCACCGAATGGAGGGTTTTCATGATATGCATTATGGAATTTTGGTGGCCCGCAAAGGCGGTTTAAGTGCAAAAAAATGTTTAAATGCATTTTCATTAGCAGAAATTTCGGCATATCTCGAGTCGAAAAAAGTTAGCAATGCTTAA